The genomic DNA CAACGATAATATCTCTGTCTTCGTGGGTCGCAGTAATGTCTAGAAACACCAACTCATCAGCACCCGCCTCATTATAGACTTGGGCTAGTTCTACTGGATCGCCAGCATCCTTAAGATCGATAAAGTTGATACCTTTGACCACGCGACCAGCTTTTACGTCCAAACAGGGCAAAATTCTTTTAGCTAACATAACCTACCTGATGATTGGGATTAAAGAGTTTTGAGATTGCTTCGCGATCGCTCTTTTCATTGTTAATTCTGCACTTCCTTGCTGCGATCGCCCAACCCCCAAATCAGATAAACTGTGGATTGGTTGATGAGAGGAGAACATTTAAGTGTCTATAGAAGTAGGTCAGAGAGTCAAGGTGCGCCGTCTTAGAGACCGGGTACCTGCAAATATCATCGGTAAGTTGAAGCAAAATCCAGTTGGCACAGTTGATGGTTTCAGAATGGTTGACGGCAGCGGAGTAGGCGTAGTTGTCAAGTTTGATGACGCTAACTTTGCGACGTGGTTCTTTGAAGATGAGCTAGAACCTATTTAGTATAGGGGCTGGAGTTCTTATAAGATTGCTTATGAGATTGCTTTTGAATCAAGCAATCTCATAGCTCATCACTATTATTTTCCGATCTCCTTCTGTGTTGAGATGGCACTGAGGCTAACTGGCCGCTAACATAGTCAAGAACGCTGAACTGATAAAACTGCAACGGTCAAGTTGTTCTCTAGTAGAGGGAATGACTGCGATCGCTGACAGAGGGTTGGGCTGAATTGTAGGCTATTGGCATCGGGAACAGAAAATGGCTTTGATTTTGACATTTTTGGGCAAAGGCGGTACAGGTAGAACCACGATCGCGATCGCAGCGGCGAAAAAGTTTGCCGCCTCTGGTAAGCGAGTCCTGCTAGCTGGTCAAGAACCGGGGCCAGCTCTAGGGATTATGCTACGTGCTACTGTGAGTGGAGAACCCCAGGAAATAGCCCCTAACCTCAAAGCAGTGCAGTTTCAAAGCACACTGCTGCTAGAGAAGAGGTGGGAGGAACTGAAGACTCTGGAAGCTCAATATCTCCGCACTCCTTTCTTTAAACAGGTTTACGGGCAAGAATTAGGCATATTGCCAGGAATGGACAGCGCTTTAGCACTCGATGCTCTGCGGGAGTACGATGCTTCGGGACAGTACGATGTTATTGTCTACGATGGCAGCGGTGGTCTTGAGGAATTGCGGATGCTGGGAATGGCGGAAATTTTGAGTTGGTACATCCGTCGCTTCCGCCAAGTTTTTGCAGACTCAGATTTAGGTAAATCTCTATCCCCCTTTGTGCAACCCGTAGTTAGCACTGTTCTTAATGTTGATTGGTCGGGCGATAATTTTGCCCAACCAGCACAACAAGTTAATAATATTTTAGATCAGGGTAGAGGGGCGATCGCAGATCCGAATCGAGTGGCAG from Kamptonema formosum PCC 6407 includes the following:
- the petP gene encoding cytochrome b6f subunit PetP, which codes for MSIEVGQRVKVRRLRDRVPANIIGKLKQNPVGTVDGFRMVDGSGVGVVVKFDDANFATWFFEDELEPI
- a CDS encoding Get3/ArsA fold putative tail anchor-mediating ATPase NosAFP, which codes for MALILTFLGKGGTGRTTIAIAAAKKFAASGKRVLLAGQEPGPALGIMLRATVSGEPQEIAPNLKAVQFQSTLLLEKRWEELKTLEAQYLRTPFFKQVYGQELGILPGMDSALALDALREYDASGQYDVIVYDGSGGLEELRMLGMAEILSWYIRRFRQVFADSDLGKSLSPFVQPVVSTVLNVDWSGDNFAQPAQQVNNILDQGRGAIADPNRVAAYLVTNGEESAIATARYLWGSSQQVGLTVGGVILNQSAVTETIAAEFAPLTAVSIPVAGNNNWQQLMDALPDFSKASEAPKPITINVADRQVSLFLPGFDKKQIKLTQSGPEVTIDAGDQRRNILLPPALTGKSVTGAKFQNSYLIISF